In Miscanthus floridulus cultivar M001 chromosome 5, ASM1932011v1, whole genome shotgun sequence, one genomic interval encodes:
- the LOC136452725 gene encoding uncharacterized protein isoform X1 → MKSSAKQETQPKPRLIVRLGVFLVSHHILFSVICCFAGIIALLLLPSLAKNTYLSENALIPGSANPLFSTEDAIEANRFMKGMEAVARDSRGVIGMSNFIAQQIEALGAEVCYHKFLPHSKNFHPLKFFTSMTNDIAIKPNGTATNFGINTIGIVRAPRGDGKEAIVLVTPYNSQRVQSNELLSLALGFSVFSLLSRAAWLSKDVVWLSADSQFGEYAAVSAWLNQYHNPVFLSHSMVLHTKMYGANHIYDGNSEKTEVTAFKRAGTMAAALIFKVGETRRFSDRDSVMIYAEASNGQMPNLDLLNVVHYLAVHRQGFRVNIAAFSSLLSSAWLRIIAEILHTLGSVLRKINPDWKLDIAVPDYVEGTANLANSMYSQALGVPTGSHGAFRDYQVDAVSLEFSPTFHVKNEHAKSLFLLRGGRLIEGVARSVNNLLEKFHQSFFLYFLTAPSKFISVGVYMIPFALLLAPLPIVAAALADGSRSMEKTVDKLIDDGKADDIADILQSKGGSWKWLQAAKVLLVIQLWAILVSLLPYYITQIPDATPMQSALIWAVLSIVVLISLSVLFGSPYSAGVEWKLLKATMITSISIGLGLMSIINFATAQLGALIVIPMCLFSRPLKASGMNFFPRAVLLASNIAFAVLGFPPAALLIMKGVSKGWTIDVGDFWVWMEFLWEWSSATYLYLFLVHLPCWLLCILVLLHPCRQSESKMKQE, encoded by the exons TGTTATATGCTGCTTTGCAGGCATTATCGCACTACTACTCCTTCCTTCACTTGCAAAAAACACATACCTCTCGGAGAACGCTCTTATACCTG GCTCTGCCAATCCATTATTTTCTACTGAAGATGCCATCGAAGCAAACAGATTTATGAAAGGAATGGAAGCTGTGGCTAGAGACTCAAGAGGTGTAAT AGGTATGTCAAATTTCATAGCACAGCAAATAGAAGCTCTAGGTGCAGAAGTGTGTTACCATAAGTTTCTGCCTCATAGCAAGAATTTTCATCCTCTAAAGTTCTTCACCTCCATGACAAATGATATTGCAATTAAACCTAATGGCACTGccaccaattttgggataaacACTATCGGCATTGTACGAGCTCCTCGTGGCGATGGAAAAGAAGCAATAGTGCTGGTTACTCCTTATAATTCTCAAAGAGTTCAATCGAATGAACTATTATCGCTGGCTCTTGGTTTCTCTGTCTTCTCTCTCTTAAGTCGAGCAGCATGGCTGTCCAAGGATGTTGTATGGTTATCTGCAGACTCGCAGTTTGGAGAGTACGCTGCAGTCTCTGCATGGTTAAACCAGTATCATAATCCTGTGTTTTTGAGTCACTCAATGGTATTGCATACCAAGATGTATGGTGCAAACCATATATATGATGGTAATTCAGAAAAAACAGAAGTAACGGCTTTCAAACGTGCTGGAACAATGGCTGCTGCTCTCATATTTAAAGTTGGGGAAACCAGAAGATTTAGTGACAGGGATAGTGTTATGATTTATGCAGAGGCATCTAATGGACAAATGCCAAACTTGGACCTTCTGAATGTGGTGCATTATTTGGCTGTTCATAGACAAGGTTTTCGTGTGAACATCGCTGCATTTAGTTCTTTGTTGAGCTCTGCATGGCTTAGGATTATTGCTGAAATTTTACATACTCTTGGAAGTGTGTTAAGAAAAATAAATCCTGACTGGAAGCTTGATATTGCAGTCCCTGATTATGTGGAAGGGACTGCAAATCTAGCTAACTCTATGTACAGCCAG GCTCTTGGAGTGCCCACAGGGTCCCATGGTGCTTTCCGTGATTATCAAGTTGACGCGGTTTCTTTAGAATTTTCACCAACATTTCATGTCAAAAATGAGCATGCTAAATCTTTGTTTCTTCTAAGGGGTGGAAG GTTAATTGAAGGAGTGGCACGTTCTGTGAACAATCTGCTTGAGAAGTTCCATCAGTCCTTTTTCCTGTACTTCCTTACAGCTCCAAGCAAGTTCATTTCGGTTGGTGTGTATATGATTCCGTTTGCATTGTTGTTGGCACCTCTCCCAATAGTTGCTGCTGCCCTTGCTGATGGCAGTAGAAGCATGGAAAAAACAGTAGATAAGTTGATAGACGACGGTAAAGCAGATGACATTGCTGATATTCTGCAAAGCAAGGGTGGATCATGGAAATGGCTTCAAGCTGCAAAAGTATTGCTTGTTATCCAATTATGGGCAATACTTGTTTCACTACTTCCATATTACATTACTCAGATACCTGATGCCACACCTATGCAAAGCGCACTCATTTGGGCTGTGCTCTCCATCGTTGTACTGATCTCCCTGTCAGTCTTGTTTGGCTCACCATACTCAGCTGGTGTTGAATGGAAACTTCTGAAAGCTACCATGATCACTTCCATCTCCATCGGGTTGGGGCTCATGTCAATAATAAATTTCGCCACTGCTCAGCTTGGTGCTCTGATAGTGATCCCAATGTGTTTGTTTTCTCGGCCTCTGAAGGCATCAGGGATGAATTTCTTTCCTCGGGCAGTTTTGTTGGCTTCAAATATAGCTTTTGCTGTGTTGGGTTTTCCTCCAGCTGCGTTGTTGATTATGAAAGGAGTGTCCAAGGGGTGGACAATAGATGTTGGAGATTTCTGGGTATGGATGGAGTTCCTGTGGGAATGGAGCAGCGCGACGTATCTGTACCTATTTCTTGTCCATCTTCCCTGCTGGCTTTTGTGCATCCTTGTGTTACTGCACCCGTGTCGCCAATCAGAATCTAAGATGAAGCAGGAATAG
- the LOC136452725 gene encoding uncharacterized protein isoform X2, translating to MSNFIAQQIEALGAEVCYHKFLPHSKNFHPLKFFTSMTNDIAIKPNGTATNFGINTIGIVRAPRGDGKEAIVLVTPYNSQRVQSNELLSLALGFSVFSLLSRAAWLSKDVVWLSADSQFGEYAAVSAWLNQYHNPVFLSHSMVLHTKMYGANHIYDGNSEKTEVTAFKRAGTMAAALIFKVGETRRFSDRDSVMIYAEASNGQMPNLDLLNVVHYLAVHRQGFRVNIAAFSSLLSSAWLRIIAEILHTLGSVLRKINPDWKLDIAVPDYVEGTANLANSMYSQALGVPTGSHGAFRDYQVDAVSLEFSPTFHVKNEHAKSLFLLRGGRLIEGVARSVNNLLEKFHQSFFLYFLTAPSKFISVGVYMIPFALLLAPLPIVAAALADGSRSMEKTVDKLIDDGKADDIADILQSKGGSWKWLQAAKVLLVIQLWAILVSLLPYYITQIPDATPMQSALIWAVLSIVVLISLSVLFGSPYSAGVEWKLLKATMITSISIGLGLMSIINFATAQLGALIVIPMCLFSRPLKASGMNFFPRAVLLASNIAFAVLGFPPAALLIMKGVSKGWTIDVGDFWVWMEFLWEWSSATYLYLFLVHLPCWLLCILVLLHPCRQSESKMKQE from the exons ATGTCAAATTTCATAGCACAGCAAATAGAAGCTCTAGGTGCAGAAGTGTGTTACCATAAGTTTCTGCCTCATAGCAAGAATTTTCATCCTCTAAAGTTCTTCACCTCCATGACAAATGATATTGCAATTAAACCTAATGGCACTGccaccaattttgggataaacACTATCGGCATTGTACGAGCTCCTCGTGGCGATGGAAAAGAAGCAATAGTGCTGGTTACTCCTTATAATTCTCAAAGAGTTCAATCGAATGAACTATTATCGCTGGCTCTTGGTTTCTCTGTCTTCTCTCTCTTAAGTCGAGCAGCATGGCTGTCCAAGGATGTTGTATGGTTATCTGCAGACTCGCAGTTTGGAGAGTACGCTGCAGTCTCTGCATGGTTAAACCAGTATCATAATCCTGTGTTTTTGAGTCACTCAATGGTATTGCATACCAAGATGTATGGTGCAAACCATATATATGATGGTAATTCAGAAAAAACAGAAGTAACGGCTTTCAAACGTGCTGGAACAATGGCTGCTGCTCTCATATTTAAAGTTGGGGAAACCAGAAGATTTAGTGACAGGGATAGTGTTATGATTTATGCAGAGGCATCTAATGGACAAATGCCAAACTTGGACCTTCTGAATGTGGTGCATTATTTGGCTGTTCATAGACAAGGTTTTCGTGTGAACATCGCTGCATTTAGTTCTTTGTTGAGCTCTGCATGGCTTAGGATTATTGCTGAAATTTTACATACTCTTGGAAGTGTGTTAAGAAAAATAAATCCTGACTGGAAGCTTGATATTGCAGTCCCTGATTATGTGGAAGGGACTGCAAATCTAGCTAACTCTATGTACAGCCAG GCTCTTGGAGTGCCCACAGGGTCCCATGGTGCTTTCCGTGATTATCAAGTTGACGCGGTTTCTTTAGAATTTTCACCAACATTTCATGTCAAAAATGAGCATGCTAAATCTTTGTTTCTTCTAAGGGGTGGAAG GTTAATTGAAGGAGTGGCACGTTCTGTGAACAATCTGCTTGAGAAGTTCCATCAGTCCTTTTTCCTGTACTTCCTTACAGCTCCAAGCAAGTTCATTTCGGTTGGTGTGTATATGATTCCGTTTGCATTGTTGTTGGCACCTCTCCCAATAGTTGCTGCTGCCCTTGCTGATGGCAGTAGAAGCATGGAAAAAACAGTAGATAAGTTGATAGACGACGGTAAAGCAGATGACATTGCTGATATTCTGCAAAGCAAGGGTGGATCATGGAAATGGCTTCAAGCTGCAAAAGTATTGCTTGTTATCCAATTATGGGCAATACTTGTTTCACTACTTCCATATTACATTACTCAGATACCTGATGCCACACCTATGCAAAGCGCACTCATTTGGGCTGTGCTCTCCATCGTTGTACTGATCTCCCTGTCAGTCTTGTTTGGCTCACCATACTCAGCTGGTGTTGAATGGAAACTTCTGAAAGCTACCATGATCACTTCCATCTCCATCGGGTTGGGGCTCATGTCAATAATAAATTTCGCCACTGCTCAGCTTGGTGCTCTGATAGTGATCCCAATGTGTTTGTTTTCTCGGCCTCTGAAGGCATCAGGGATGAATTTCTTTCCTCGGGCAGTTTTGTTGGCTTCAAATATAGCTTTTGCTGTGTTGGGTTTTCCTCCAGCTGCGTTGTTGATTATGAAAGGAGTGTCCAAGGGGTGGACAATAGATGTTGGAGATTTCTGGGTATGGATGGAGTTCCTGTGGGAATGGAGCAGCGCGACGTATCTGTACCTATTTCTTGTCCATCTTCCCTGCTGGCTTTTGTGCATCCTTGTGTTACTGCACCCGTGTCGCCAATCAGAATCTAAGATGAAGCAGGAATAG